In Arthrobacter sp. StoSoilB5, one genomic interval encodes:
- a CDS encoding serpin family protein gives MIRIRKAAAIVAAAALVSGSAMISACAPQPADVGLLKADGVTRVSVQTADYPAQLEAFRASARKLGATLLADGGDASSGNVVSSPASLLIALGMLRAGASGATAAEMDAVLGLPAEGRDEAMNAMLASLEKYDGDPGSVDEENPPSKPVMHAANGLFIDKGEPTGPDYLATLAKHYGTGVYPVSFQDEAVTKPAIDQWVSKNTGGRIKEAPAKYDPDNTLSLLNALYFAAAWQTPFDANDTSDGPFTKAGGEQISVPTMHAAVSMAYAEGAGWKAVDLPYADGFVMRLVLPDGGTSGSVGPAAVSAEVLSQAGLQLTGGDHEMVQITLPKWDHKTAFDLRKVFETLGLKEMLATDSDFDAIQRGMFLTQAAQAANITVAEKGTIAAAVTQMNADASSALVPEREITLDHPFHYEIVHVDTGLPLFTGWVADPR, from the coding sequence GTTTCGGTCCAAACTGCTGACTATCCGGCCCAACTTGAGGCGTTCCGTGCGTCCGCGCGGAAGCTTGGTGCCACGCTGTTGGCCGATGGCGGCGATGCAAGCAGCGGCAACGTCGTGTCCTCGCCAGCCAGTTTGTTGATCGCGCTTGGCATGCTCCGCGCCGGAGCGTCCGGAGCCACGGCGGCGGAGATGGATGCGGTCCTGGGACTGCCCGCCGAGGGGCGCGACGAAGCGATGAACGCGATGCTCGCCTCCCTGGAGAAGTACGACGGCGATCCCGGCTCAGTGGACGAAGAGAACCCCCCGAGCAAACCAGTGATGCACGCGGCCAACGGCTTGTTCATCGACAAGGGCGAGCCCACAGGTCCCGACTACCTGGCCACCCTTGCCAAGCACTACGGCACGGGCGTCTACCCAGTCTCCTTCCAGGACGAGGCCGTGACCAAGCCCGCCATCGATCAATGGGTCAGCAAGAACACCGGTGGCCGGATCAAGGAAGCGCCTGCAAAGTACGACCCCGACAACACACTGAGCCTGCTCAACGCGCTCTACTTCGCTGCAGCTTGGCAAACGCCGTTCGACGCCAACGACACTTCGGATGGGCCCTTCACCAAAGCCGGCGGAGAACAGATTTCCGTTCCCACCATGCACGCTGCCGTCAGCATGGCGTACGCCGAAGGCGCGGGCTGGAAGGCAGTGGACTTGCCTTACGCCGATGGTTTCGTCATGCGGCTGGTACTGCCCGACGGCGGTACCTCGGGTTCAGTGGGTCCGGCGGCGGTTTCTGCTGAGGTGCTGAGTCAGGCAGGCCTCCAGCTGACCGGTGGGGACCACGAAATGGTCCAGATCACGCTGCCGAAGTGGGACCACAAGACCGCCTTCGATCTTCGGAAGGTCTTCGAGACGCTGGGCTTGAAGGAGATGCTCGCTACCGACTCCGACTTCGATGCCATCCAACGTGGGATGTTCCTGACCCAGGCCGCGCAGGCTGCCAACATCACCGTGGCCGAGAAGGGCACTATCGCTGCCGCGGTGACCCAGATGAATGCGGACGCCTCAAGCGCCTTGGTCCCCGAACGTGAGATCACCCTCGACCACCCGTTCCACTACGAAATAGTGCACGTTGACACCGGCCTGCCTTTGTTCACTGGTTGGGTGGCGGACCCCCGTTGA